The following are from one region of the Ruficoccus sp. ZRK36 genome:
- a CDS encoding SGNH/GDSL hydrolase family protein yields MLFTNHFFRSAPIAGRLLTTALLGLLALSAAHADTSAPRASVFKDGDRYAIVGDSITQSGTYHTWVALYYTTRFPQLDLALTNCGISGDSTGGTLRRYGWDIAPFQPTVATVMLGMNDIGRDKYGQPNPPQDVLDYQMRKIEAYKENMTKLVKQLQDDGARVVLVTPSPYDDTADLPSESYVGANAALGECADFLTQMAADSNGEIELIDLHGPLTALNLEQQKTDPSFTITGPDRVHPQSPGHLAMAYFFLKAQGAPAEVSAVGIDASKQSVTVARNAKVSDVTYDAAKATLSFTSLEGAIPFSVSEYSSPALEYIDFNEDLNREMLTVANLPAGSYTISIDGQPVGEACSWSAEELASGINLSTLDDTPQARQAAKVRDIVVGWWSLMLRGDRTIANVEHWHLRDIPHPIAFEDVQAGLEEKLARLEASDKRLDKLNAKYIKRYLEMKPKQEEIEKELPQMIEQARAAAQPVPHTYVISPAQS; encoded by the coding sequence ATGCTGTTCACGAACCATTTCTTCCGTAGCGCCCCGATTGCGGGACGTCTCCTGACCACCGCCCTGCTGGGGCTCCTGGCACTGAGTGCCGCCCATGCGGACACGTCGGCCCCAAGAGCCTCAGTCTTTAAGGACGGGGACCGCTACGCCATCGTCGGCGACAGCATCACCCAGAGCGGGACCTACCATACCTGGGTCGCGCTGTACTACACCACGCGCTTCCCCCAGCTGGATCTGGCTCTGACGAATTGCGGCATCTCCGGCGACTCCACCGGCGGCACCCTCCGCCGCTACGGCTGGGACATCGCGCCGTTTCAGCCGACGGTCGCCACCGTCATGCTCGGCATGAACGACATTGGCCGCGACAAGTACGGTCAGCCGAATCCCCCGCAGGACGTCCTCGACTACCAAATGCGCAAGATCGAGGCCTACAAGGAGAACATGACAAAGCTCGTCAAACAGCTGCAGGATGACGGCGCCCGTGTGGTCCTCGTCACCCCCAGCCCCTACGACGACACGGCCGATCTCCCCAGCGAGTCCTACGTCGGCGCAAATGCCGCCCTCGGCGAGTGCGCGGACTTCCTCACCCAGATGGCTGCCGACAGCAACGGCGAGATCGAGCTGATCGACCTGCACGGCCCCCTCACAGCCCTGAACCTTGAGCAGCAAAAGACAGATCCGTCCTTTACCATCACCGGCCCGGACCGCGTCCACCCCCAGAGCCCCGGTCATCTTGCCATGGCCTACTTTTTCCTGAAAGCCCAGGGTGCTCCCGCCGAAGTCTCCGCCGTGGGAATCGACGCCTCCAAGCAGTCCGTTACCGTTGCCCGTAACGCCAAGGTCAGCGACGTGACCTACGATGCAGCTAAGGCGACGCTGAGCTTCACGAGTTTGGAGGGGGCCATCCCCTTTAGCGTGAGTGAGTACTCTTCACCAGCTCTTGAGTACATCGACTTTAACGAAGACCTGAACCGCGAAATGCTCACCGTCGCCAATCTGCCGGCTGGAAGCTACACGATCAGCATCGACGGTCAGCCCGTCGGCGAAGCTTGCAGCTGGAGCGCCGAGGAACTGGCCAGCGGGATCAATCTGTCCACCCTCGACGACACGCCCCAGGCACGTCAGGCCGCCAAGGTTCGCGACATCGTCGTCGGCTGGTGGTCGCTGATGCTCAGAGGCGACCGCACCATCGCCAACGTCGAGCACTGGCACCTGCGCGACATACCCCACCCGATCGCCTTCGAAGACGTCCAGGCAGGTCTGGAGGAAAAACTCGCCCGACTTGAGGCCAGTGACAAGCGTCTGGACAAGCTCAACGCCAAGTACATCAAGCGCTACCTGGAGATGAAGCCCAAGCAGGAGGAGATCGAAAAAGAGCTGCCCCAGATGATCGAGCAGGCGCGCGCGGCTGCCCAGCCCGTCCCCCACACCTACGTCATTTCGCCCGCTCAATCCTAG
- a CDS encoding alpha-L-fucosidase — MPTTALAPYGPLPSAPQLSWQRLGMNLFVHFGMNTFTGREWGEGEDDPKNFNPTAVDCKQWARTAREAGFQIGILTAKHHDGFCLWPTSTTDYSVKSSPWRDGQGDLVREFVDAFRAEGLKVGLYLSPWDRHEPCYGDSPRYNDLYCTQLTELLTQYGELHEVWFDGACVIGPNGQKQEYDWQRYFSIVKELQPQAVTFGDGGTDVRWVGNERGYAGETCWACVDPKRVKFPGDSGIDTGVDAAAKGEFKRLLQEGDDPAQTPDGVWRAAECDVSIRPGWFYHAAEDDQVRSVENLVELYFKSAGRNSLLLLNIPPTPTGLFHENDIAAVLGLRKELDRIFAQNVATGSTVKASAELPEYPAKNLLDGDLDTFWAAPDSAPATLEIELAQPQSITVADLREPVQHGQRIAAWRLEALNESGQWITLSTGTTIGHRRLLKFEPVTTTNIRLHLDKSYAPAALTSIGLY; from the coding sequence ATGCCCACCACCGCCCTCGCTCCCTACGGTCCGCTCCCCAGTGCTCCTCAGCTAAGCTGGCAGCGCCTCGGCATGAACCTGTTTGTGCACTTCGGCATGAACACCTTTACCGGCCGCGAATGGGGCGAGGGTGAAGACGACCCGAAGAACTTCAACCCCACCGCCGTGGACTGCAAACAGTGGGCCCGCACAGCCCGCGAGGCGGGGTTCCAGATCGGAATCCTGACCGCCAAGCATCACGACGGCTTCTGCCTGTGGCCCACCTCCACCACGGACTACTCCGTCAAATCCTCCCCGTGGCGCGACGGGCAGGGCGATCTCGTGCGCGAGTTTGTGGATGCCTTTCGGGCCGAAGGCCTCAAGGTCGGCCTCTACCTCTCACCGTGGGACCGCCATGAGCCCTGCTACGGCGACTCCCCGCGCTATAACGACCTTTACTGCACGCAACTCACCGAGCTGCTCACCCAGTACGGAGAGCTGCACGAGGTGTGGTTCGACGGGGCCTGCGTCATCGGCCCCAACGGGCAAAAACAGGAGTACGACTGGCAACGCTATTTCTCGATCGTCAAAGAGCTCCAGCCGCAGGCTGTGACCTTCGGCGACGGCGGCACGGACGTGCGCTGGGTGGGTAACGAACGCGGCTACGCCGGTGAGACCTGCTGGGCGTGCGTCGACCCCAAGCGCGTAAAATTCCCCGGTGACTCGGGCATCGACACTGGCGTTGATGCCGCCGCCAAAGGCGAGTTCAAGCGCCTGCTGCAGGAGGGCGACGACCCTGCCCAGACCCCGGACGGAGTCTGGCGCGCCGCCGAGTGCGATGTCTCCATCCGCCCCGGCTGGTTTTACCACGCCGCCGAGGACGACCAGGTCCGCTCGGTCGAGAACCTCGTCGAGCTGTACTTCAAAAGCGCAGGCCGCAACAGCCTGCTGCTGCTTAACATCCCCCCCACCCCCACCGGACTTTTCCACGAGAACGACATCGCCGCCGTACTCGGACTGCGTAAGGAGCTGGACCGCATCTTCGCGCAAAACGTCGCCACCGGGAGCACGGTAAAAGCCTCGGCTGAACTGCCCGAGTATCCGGCGAAAAACCTCCTCGACGGCGATCTGGACACCTTCTGGGCTGCGCCGGACAGTGCGCCCGCCACGCTGGAGATCGAGCTCGCCCAGCCGCAGAGCATCACCGTCGCCGACCTGCGCGAGCCCGTACAGCACGGGCAGCGTATCGCTGCCTGGCGCCTCGAAGCTCTCAACGAGTCGGGCCAATGGATCACGCTCAGTACCGGCACAACGATCGGCCATCGCCGGCTGCTAAAGTTCGAGCCGGTCACCACAACAAACATCCGTCTGCACCTCGACAAGTCCTACGCGCCTGCCGCCCTCACCTCCATCGGACTGTATTAA
- a CDS encoding SGNH/GDSL hydrolase family protein — translation MSTPLSLRLEQLAGAGRVRILAFGSSNTERFLPGIHWLDCVQFGFGAKFGPVGHFINTGIGGNTSADLLERFETDAAVFRPHVTFLTVAGNDCNADKNVSAEDFEANLRELHRRFEKLGTHVIFQTYYAPDSDGTEYFQNFYRYSDIVRAVAADTGSSLIDNLARWMPLREKYPDLYAPLMRDGMHLNERGNKVYGFDIAHSLGCPVVTENNEAYWAEPVRLHALMDELASVQTDR, via the coding sequence ATGAGCACACCTCTATCTTTACGACTGGAACAGCTGGCGGGAGCCGGGCGCGTACGCATACTGGCCTTCGGCTCCTCCAATACCGAACGATTCCTCCCGGGCATTCACTGGCTGGACTGCGTACAGTTCGGCTTCGGCGCGAAATTCGGCCCCGTCGGACACTTTATCAATACCGGCATAGGCGGAAACACCTCGGCGGACCTGCTGGAGCGCTTCGAGACCGACGCGGCGGTTTTCCGGCCGCATGTGACCTTTCTCACGGTCGCCGGTAACGACTGCAACGCCGACAAGAATGTCAGCGCCGAAGATTTCGAAGCGAACCTGCGCGAGCTTCACCGGCGCTTTGAGAAGCTGGGCACACACGTGATTTTCCAGACCTACTACGCGCCGGACTCGGACGGCACAGAGTATTTCCAGAACTTCTACCGGTACAGCGACATCGTGCGGGCGGTTGCCGCAGATACCGGCTCCTCGCTCATCGACAACCTCGCCCGCTGGATGCCCCTGCGTGAAAAATACCCCGACCTGTACGCTCCGCTGATGCGGGACGGCATGCACCTGAATGAGCGCGGCAACAAGGTTTACGGGTTCGACATCGCCCACAGCCTCGGCTGCCCCGTCGTGACCGAGAACAACGAAGCCTACTGGGCCGAGCCGGTGCGCCTGCATGCGCTGATGGACGAGCTGGCGAGCGTTCAAACAGATCGTTAA
- a CDS encoding GntR family transcriptional regulator translates to MKPAYRSLPEHVYQHLLEEIVRGVRPAGSKLTEESICAEMGVSRTPAREALLRLHRDGVVERLPRRGCFIKGFEPAELAELFECRGWIECLALEQAFDHLPDKELAKLEKTLSGSLTEEGSLKADDELHLLIAKSCPNAELTRITRQLLTRSYPVRFWRTYTQAPLKRVSGERLKIVQAMRQGDKPTALRLLREHIEQGRELLLQMAEKQASEARDHAPA, encoded by the coding sequence ATGAAGCCTGCATACCGTTCCCTGCCCGAGCATGTTTACCAGCATCTGCTGGAGGAGATCGTGCGTGGCGTGAGACCGGCAGGCTCCAAGCTGACGGAGGAGAGCATCTGCGCGGAGATGGGCGTCAGCCGTACACCGGCCCGCGAAGCTCTGCTCCGGCTGCACCGCGACGGCGTCGTCGAGCGCTTGCCGAGACGGGGCTGCTTCATAAAGGGTTTCGAACCGGCGGAGCTGGCCGAGCTGTTCGAGTGCCGCGGCTGGATTGAGTGCCTGGCCCTTGAGCAGGCGTTTGACCATTTACCGGACAAGGAGCTGGCAAAGCTGGAAAAGACACTCTCCGGCTCGCTGACCGAGGAGGGCTCCCTCAAGGCTGACGATGAGCTGCACCTGCTCATCGCCAAGTCCTGCCCCAACGCCGAGCTGACCCGCATCACCCGGCAGCTTCTCACCCGCAGCTACCCGGTACGGTTTTGGCGCACCTACACGCAGGCTCCGCTCAAGCGCGTCTCCGGGGAGCGGCTAAAGATCGTCCAGGCCATGCGTCAGGGCGACAAGCCAACCGCGCTTCGCCTGCTGCGCGAGCACATCGAGCAGGGGCGCGAGCTACTCCTCCAGATGGCCGAGAAGCAGGCAAGCGAGGCCAGGGACCATGCACCTGCATGA
- a CDS encoding bile acid:sodium symporter encodes MSVKKAFLPAGLLLAIIVALLLPGPGIAMQRAHMIAAFVIVIFLVNGWEFKISDTRLNRSFLLSFGAVSIISLLLGPWIGLGISRLFGTEPGLAMGLIIMSAVPVTLSSAIVMSEISGGNRAWALLMTIGLNLLGIFTVPYMLEFTLQASGDINFSPTALLTKLVGLVLLPFLAGFGLRRLIGSRVGRIPMLGYLPSTCVILTVYAAFAVSRDMLGGIPAASYPLIGGAALSIHLALMAVALGAAWLLKLARAERHTVLFVTSQKTLPVAVSVIALIAADSAVAMVPCLLFHFIQLFFDSFVASHLAPASASPKDAKASCNCGQ; translated from the coding sequence ATGAGCGTTAAGAAGGCGTTTCTCCCGGCGGGGCTGTTGCTGGCTATCATCGTCGCCCTGTTGCTTCCGGGACCCGGTATAGCCATGCAGCGGGCACACATGATCGCTGCGTTTGTGATCGTCATCTTTCTGGTCAACGGCTGGGAGTTCAAAATCTCGGACACGCGCCTGAACCGCAGCTTCCTGCTCAGCTTCGGAGCCGTCAGTATAATCTCGCTCCTGCTGGGCCCCTGGATCGGCCTCGGTATCTCGCGACTTTTTGGAACAGAGCCGGGCTTGGCCATGGGGCTCATCATCATGTCTGCCGTCCCCGTGACGCTGTCCTCGGCGATCGTGATGAGCGAGATCAGCGGCGGTAACCGCGCCTGGGCCTTGCTGATGACCATCGGGCTGAACCTGCTGGGCATCTTCACCGTGCCCTACATGCTGGAGTTTACGCTGCAGGCCAGCGGCGATATAAATTTCTCCCCCACTGCCCTGCTGACCAAGCTGGTCGGCCTCGTGCTGCTGCCGTTCCTCGCTGGATTCGGGCTACGGCGGCTGATAGGTAGCCGCGTAGGGCGCATCCCCATGCTGGGTTATCTTCCATCAACCTGCGTGATTCTGACGGTCTATGCGGCCTTCGCCGTCTCGCGCGACATGTTGGGCGGCATCCCAGCCGCCAGTTATCCGTTGATAGGAGGTGCCGCACTCAGCATTCATCTGGCGCTGATGGCGGTGGCGCTGGGGGCTGCCTGGCTGCTAAAGCTGGCCCGGGCTGAACGCCACACCGTACTCTTTGTCACCTCCCAGAAGACCCTGCCCGTGGCGGTGAGTGTGATCGCCCTGATCGCCGCCGACAGTGCCGTGGCCATGGTCCCCTGCCTGCTGTTTCACTTTATCCAGCTGTTCTTCGACTCCTTCGTCGCCTCGCATCTGGCGCCGGCATCTGCTTCCCCGAAAGACGCAAAAGCGAGCTGCAACTGCGGCCAGTAG
- a CDS encoding pirin family protein codes for MKTSTPALSIRLAGERGHADHGWLDSRHTFSFADYHDPAQMGFRTLRVINDDRVAAGRGFGLHPHRDMEIFSYMLEGQLQHEDSLGNGRTLSPGQVQLMSAGSGVRHSEFNPSSDEPTHFLQVWIHPRERGLSPSYTEWHPSPEHTESPKVLIISPDGHEGSATIHQDVDIYRLRLGEGQSASHQLPAGHGLWLQVAAGSIRVNGTPLAVGDGVSSEDAGLFTMTADAPAEALLFDFA; via the coding sequence ATGAAGACCAGCACACCGGCATTGAGCATTCGCCTGGCAGGAGAACGTGGTCACGCTGATCACGGTTGGCTTGATTCGCGGCATACCTTTTCTTTTGCCGACTACCATGATCCCGCGCAGATGGGCTTCCGTACCCTGCGCGTGATCAACGATGACCGTGTCGCTGCGGGCAGGGGCTTCGGGCTGCACCCGCACCGCGATATGGAGATCTTCAGCTACATGCTGGAGGGACAGCTGCAGCATGAGGACAGCCTCGGTAACGGCAGGACCCTCAGCCCCGGTCAAGTCCAGCTCATGAGCGCCGGAAGTGGTGTGCGGCACAGCGAGTTTAACCCCAGCTCGGACGAGCCGACTCACTTTTTGCAGGTCTGGATTCATCCTCGCGAGCGCGGCCTGTCTCCCTCCTACACGGAGTGGCACCCGAGCCCCGAGCACACTGAGTCGCCGAAGGTTTTGATCATCTCTCCGGACGGACATGAGGGCTCCGCAACGATTCACCAGGATGTGGATATCTATCGTCTGCGTCTGGGTGAGGGTCAAAGCGCGTCTCATCAGCTCCCGGCCGGTCACGGACTGTGGCTGCAAGTGGCTGCCGGATCGATCCGCGTCAATGGCACGCCCCTGGCCGTCGGCGATGGCGTCAGCTCCGAGGATGCGGGCCTGTTTACGATGACGGCTGACGCGCCCGCCGAAGCACTGCTTTTCGACTTCGCCTGA
- a CDS encoding GH1 family beta-glucosidase, producing MSDPMSFHDRYTFPDDFIWGVATAAPQIEGAGEEDGKGPSVWDHYATQPGKIRNGDNLLVACDHYHRFEEDFKLMRELGVKHYRLSLAWPRIYPEGDGELNQKGIDFYHRLFDALEANGITPWVTIFHWDLPQSLEERFGGWRSRKTVEAFARYAQTVVKEFGPRVKHWFSLNEIIAFTRNSYGIGRNAPGLKLDTPTVNQTYHHALLCHGHAVRAVREFGQPGSVVGLVDNPWVPIPLSDSEADIEAARSCFIEDSVRVLDPLYTGAYGEVYRKAFGEDAVPEVEDGDFDLITTPADFLGLNIYWGYYVRAGQDGKAERLPMPPDFPQASVEWLKITPESLYWGPRHVRDIYGQDEIYIAENGCGYHQEPLVNGECLDLHRRDLVRSYLKELHRAMADGVNVKGYFLWSFMDNFEWGEGYSIRFGVVHTDYETLKRTPKLSARWYAEVLARNSLY from the coding sequence ATGTCCGACCCTATGTCTTTTCACGATCGTTATACTTTTCCTGATGATTTCATCTGGGGCGTGGCTACCGCCGCTCCGCAGATCGAAGGTGCCGGTGAGGAAGACGGCAAAGGCCCGTCCGTCTGGGATCACTATGCCACGCAGCCCGGGAAGATCCGCAACGGCGATAACCTGCTCGTAGCCTGCGACCACTACCACCGCTTCGAGGAAGACTTTAAGCTCATGCGCGAGCTTGGGGTGAAGCACTACCGTCTCTCGCTGGCCTGGCCACGCATTTACCCGGAGGGTGATGGTGAGCTCAACCAGAAGGGGATCGACTTCTACCATCGGCTTTTCGACGCCCTGGAGGCCAACGGCATCACCCCGTGGGTGACGATCTTTCACTGGGACCTGCCGCAGTCGCTGGAGGAGCGTTTCGGGGGCTGGCGTTCGCGCAAGACCGTGGAGGCTTTTGCCCGCTACGCACAGACGGTGGTGAAGGAGTTTGGCCCGCGCGTGAAGCACTGGTTTTCCCTCAACGAGATCATAGCCTTTACCCGTAATAGCTACGGCATCGGCCGGAATGCACCCGGCCTGAAGCTCGACACGCCGACCGTCAACCAGACCTACCACCATGCGCTGCTCTGCCACGGCCACGCTGTGCGCGCTGTCCGCGAGTTTGGGCAGCCTGGCAGCGTGGTTGGCCTGGTGGATAACCCGTGGGTGCCCATCCCGCTCAGTGACTCAGAGGCGGACATCGAGGCGGCGCGATCCTGCTTTATCGAGGATAGCGTACGCGTGCTCGATCCGCTCTATACCGGGGCTTATGGCGAGGTGTACCGCAAGGCCTTTGGTGAAGACGCTGTGCCGGAGGTGGAGGACGGCGACTTCGACCTGATCACGACGCCCGCGGATTTTCTGGGTCTGAATATCTACTGGGGCTACTACGTGCGCGCCGGTCAGGATGGCAAGGCCGAGCGCCTGCCCATGCCGCCGGACTTCCCGCAGGCTTCCGTGGAATGGCTGAAGATCACCCCCGAGTCGCTCTACTGGGGGCCGCGCCATGTGCGTGATATCTATGGCCAGGACGAGATCTACATCGCCGAGAACGGCTGCGGCTACCACCAGGAGCCGCTTGTCAACGGCGAGTGTCTGGACCTGCACCGTCGCGATCTGGTGCGCAGCTACCTGAAGGAACTGCACCGGGCCATGGCTGACGGCGTGAACGTCAAGGGCTACTTCCTGTGGTCGTTTATGGATAACTTCGAGTGGGGCGAGGGTTACTCGATCCGCTTTGGTGTCGTCCATACCGACTACGAGACCCTGAAGCGCACCCCCAAGCTCAGCGCCCGCTGGTACGCCGAGGTGCTTGCCCGCAACAGTCTGTACTAA
- a CDS encoding FAD-dependent oxidoreductase has product MELGEPRTTYSYDVIVIGGGPSGAHAAIAAARAGQRVLLVEKHGFLGGSLTAMGVGPMMSFHNAAGDQVVGGQAEELVQRLVRAGASPGHIEDSVTYCKTVTPFDSEALKVELEGMFIEAGGELLYHTHFAGAETSEDGRVKSITLCNKAGLTRYEAGVFVDATGDGDICAALGVKFAKGRPEDNAMQPMTMNLKIGNVDMDAVRRDVFANPDNFEFDLGPEEGLRRLRDTPRVSLKAYVKTWRAAKERGEVDVPREFVLFFETATPGVVIVNTSRIQGLDGTDPYQLSRAEVIGRRQNLQIFAFLKKHCAGFEKAIHLGGASQIGVRETRRIEGLYTLTAEDVLDEHAFEDPIALGGYPIDIHSPDKAETNTRALDGRVRYQIPMRCLLLNSPDNLIVAGRCISATHEAMAAFRVSPIAMAIGQAAGVMAAVALEKGVPASEVPYGRVRELLLEGGALLPTSLVEASTSLS; this is encoded by the coding sequence ATGGAATTAGGCGAACCTCGTACGACCTATAGCTATGACGTGATTGTCATCGGTGGCGGCCCCTCCGGGGCGCATGCAGCCATTGCCGCTGCCCGTGCCGGACAGCGCGTGCTGCTGGTCGAGAAGCATGGCTTTCTGGGTGGTTCGCTGACAGCGATGGGCGTAGGCCCGATGATGAGCTTTCACAATGCCGCCGGGGACCAGGTCGTCGGTGGGCAGGCCGAGGAGCTGGTACAGCGCTTGGTACGTGCAGGGGCCAGCCCCGGCCACATCGAGGATAGCGTCACTTACTGCAAGACCGTGACTCCCTTTGACAGTGAGGCCCTCAAGGTCGAGCTGGAGGGGATGTTTATAGAGGCTGGGGGCGAGCTGCTCTACCACACCCATTTCGCCGGTGCGGAAACCTCTGAGGACGGGCGCGTGAAGTCGATCACCCTGTGCAACAAGGCTGGACTGACCCGCTATGAGGCAGGTGTATTTGTCGATGCGACGGGTGATGGCGACATCTGCGCGGCGCTCGGTGTAAAGTTCGCCAAGGGCCGCCCTGAGGACAACGCCATGCAGCCCATGACGATGAACCTCAAGATTGGCAATGTGGACATGGACGCCGTGCGGCGGGATGTCTTTGCCAACCCGGATAATTTCGAGTTCGACCTCGGCCCCGAGGAGGGCCTGCGCCGCTTGCGGGACACCCCGCGCGTCAGCCTGAAGGCCTACGTGAAAACATGGCGCGCTGCCAAGGAACGCGGCGAGGTCGATGTGCCGCGCGAGTTTGTGCTCTTCTTTGAAACCGCTACGCCCGGCGTGGTCATCGTAAACACTTCCCGCATTCAGGGGCTGGACGGGACCGACCCCTACCAGCTCAGCCGCGCAGAGGTGATTGGCCGTCGTCAGAACCTCCAGATTTTCGCATTCCTGAAAAAGCACTGCGCGGGCTTCGAGAAGGCGATCCACCTGGGGGGTGCCTCCCAGATCGGTGTGCGCGAAACTCGCCGCATCGAGGGGCTTTACACTTTGACCGCAGAGGACGTGCTTGATGAGCACGCCTTTGAGGATCCCATCGCGCTCGGTGGCTACCCGATCGACATCCACTCGCCGGATAAGGCCGAGACGAACACCCGCGCGCTGGACGGACGGGTGCGCTACCAGATCCCCATGCGCTGTCTGCTGCTCAACAGCCCGGACAACCTCATCGTCGCGGGACGCTGCATCAGCGCCACGCACGAGGCGATGGCGGCCTTCCGGGTCAGCCCGATTGCGATGGCCATCGGGCAGGCTGCCGGTGTGATGGCGGCAGTCGCTCTTGAGAAGGGTGTTCCGGCCAGTGAGGTGCCCTACGGGCGTGTGCGTGAGCTTCTCCTGGAGGGTGGGGCACTGCTGCCGACGAGTTTGGTCGAGGCGTCTACATCCTTGTCCTGA
- a CDS encoding polysaccharide pyruvyl transferase family protein produces the protein MPTYRKLLAAATRPCVVTGLFIAATLSAQGSPTTGSAEAPAIQAATPAARTLASEASYYVAQSSVKAAPVSKKSTMAQAKADDQDAPTILLLSGWQTVNIGDIAHTPGTITLIKKHIPEAKIILWGGDLSNGVQEWLEAYFPDVEVVYGQIGLDGRPESEEVAQAFEDADIFMHGSGPGVHAQDKFDAWRRLTGKPYGYYGVTMDYSSSFAKFVGRDKMPALTRSVLHDADFVYFRETRSLQEAEEEQISSPIQAFAPDAVFGVDQYDNEWADAWMKENNLKDDEFICVIARTRFAPYYKIRANDPKPLDLKKEAYNNKYVDSDMAKLRTLITNWVNETGKKVVLCPEMTFEVELSKEEIYDKLPDDIRKNVVWVDFYWMPDQAAALYQHAIALVSMECHSPIIAAAAGVPSIYVTAPTETHKKQMWNDVGVGDWMFDIEETDGDELSETVLEIYNNTEETQTKMKNEMDIVHERQEASMAEVKRILNEQYAKRATE, from the coding sequence ATGCCCACTTATAGAAAACTCCTCGCCGCCGCTACCCGCCCCTGCGTTGTAACCGGCCTATTTATTGCCGCGACGCTCAGTGCCCAGGGTTCTCCGACGACTGGCTCTGCGGAAGCTCCGGCCATTCAAGCCGCTACGCCTGCTGCCCGCACCTTAGCCTCGGAAGCGAGTTACTATGTCGCACAGAGCAGCGTTAAGGCTGCTCCCGTCTCGAAAAAGTCCACAATGGCACAGGCCAAGGCTGACGATCAGGACGCTCCGACCATTCTCCTGCTTTCTGGCTGGCAGACCGTGAACATCGGTGACATCGCCCATACACCCGGTACGATTACGCTGATCAAGAAGCACATCCCCGAAGCGAAGATCATTCTCTGGGGTGGAGACTTGAGTAATGGTGTTCAGGAGTGGCTGGAGGCCTACTTCCCCGATGTTGAGGTTGTTTATGGTCAGATTGGCCTGGACGGTCGCCCCGAGAGTGAGGAAGTTGCTCAGGCCTTTGAGGATGCTGATATTTTTATGCACGGTTCCGGCCCCGGTGTGCATGCTCAAGATAAGTTTGATGCCTGGCGCCGTCTGACCGGTAAGCCCTACGGCTACTACGGTGTCACCATGGACTACTCTTCGTCTTTCGCGAAGTTTGTCGGTCGCGACAAGATGCCGGCGTTGACGCGCAGCGTGCTCCACGATGCTGACTTCGTTTACTTCCGCGAGACTCGCTCACTCCAGGAGGCTGAGGAGGAGCAGATTTCCTCGCCGATCCAGGCCTTTGCTCCCGATGCGGTGTTCGGTGTCGACCAGTATGATAACGAGTGGGCCGACGCCTGGATGAAAGAGAACAACCTCAAGGATGATGAGTTCATCTGCGTGATCGCGCGTACCCGTTTCGCTCCCTACTATAAGATCCGGGCAAACGACCCCAAGCCGCTCGATCTGAAAAAGGAAGCCTACAACAACAAGTACGTCGACTCCGACATGGCCAAGCTGCGTACGCTCATCACCAACTGGGTCAACGAGACCGGTAAGAAAGTGGTGCTGTGCCCGGAGATGACCTTCGAGGTCGAGCTGTCTAAGGAAGAGATTTACGACAAGCTGCCTGACGACATCCGCAAGAACGTCGTCTGGGTGGACTTCTACTGGATGCCCGACCAGGCCGCTGCGCTCTATCAGCACGCGATTGCACTGGTGAGCATGGAGTGCCACTCGCCGATCATCGCCGCCGCTGCCGGTGTGCCCTCGATCTACGTGACGGCTCCCACCGAGACCCACAAAAAGCAGATGTGGAACGACGTCGGTGTGGGTGACTGGATGTTTGACATCGAGGAGACGGACGGGGATGAGCTGTCTGAGACCGTACTGGAGATTTACAACAACACTGAGGAAACTCAGACGAAAATGAAAAACGAGATGGATATCGTTCACGAGCGCCAGGAGGCATCCATGGCGGAAGTTAAGCGTATCCTGAATGAACAATACGCGAAGCGGGCGACTGAATAG